In one Poecilia reticulata strain Guanapo linkage group LG8, Guppy_female_1.0+MT, whole genome shotgun sequence genomic region, the following are encoded:
- the spag9a gene encoding sperm associated antigen 9a isoform X3, whose protein sequence is MELEDGVVYQDDPGTSAMMSERVSGLASSIYREFERLIGKYDEDVVKELMPLVVAVLENLDSVFAENQEHEVELELLKEDNEQLITQYEREKALRKHAEEKFIEFEDTHEQEKKDLQNHVDRMESHSRQLELKIKNYADQISRLEERELELKKEYNSLHQRHSEMIHNYMEHVERIKLQQINETSESTXAGRVRRERPLSLGIFPSSGGASVIIPDSHTRVETPGTEGWRFTDSAQLCSNTSLKQLDFVDPQKEREGKSAQDPAWGKSLADDCKDELSNITGSKLATPMSTTLADIEREDGDSKSTEVQVAPGTRSISVGLPDNEENSEVQDIIESTPELDMDLIXYKPCSTPTKGIENLAFDRNTDSLFEELSSAGTGLIGDVDEGADLLVEYSDLSLIGMGREVENLIQENSQLLETKNALNVVNKDLILKVDELTCEKEVLQGEMEALVLAKNKMEEKNRELEDELKKVRQEIEEVKQKSKDEEDSEVPTAQRKRFTRVEMARVLMERNQYKERLMELQEAVRWTEMIRASRENPALSEKKKSSIWQFFSRLFSSSSSSSAMKTVEDPSKLKYNSPGSLVKRSSTFSQFPTEKSKIFDFXNEGTEQCSSPSHKEKKKAQYRQVKAHMQKEDGRVTVHGWSLPSKHKVANGGQMENKMNLPVPVYLRPLDQKDASMKLWCAAGLNLSGGRIVSCLEASKQIKGSQSSLDQLEQENKEKGEKELIVQDEMSSRVWVCMSTSSSTKVMVVDATQPTELLDSFYACNTHVVCIASVPGVLDSDYPAGEEVPQDPEASQGDGVSLAGSVASVGSTGSDGTAAADGVTAVPQTASSGVNEQPAEYSATSGSVELSRETSPTEDGVPTAEEATEATEANAGVGEEGEEDQGADPNQPGIYTEHVFTDPLGVGPADSCPAEEQRGSGQDGEPSLPEVMETSDSEVVRMSSALPTMWLGAQNGCLYVHSSVARWRKCLHAIKLKDSILGIVHVKGRVLVALADGTLAIFHRGTNGQWDLTNYHLLDLGRPHHSIRCMTVVHDKVWCGYRNKIYVIQPKAMRIEKSFDAHPRKESQVRQLAWVGDGIWVSIRLDSTLRLFHAHTYQHLQDVDIEPYVSKMLGTGKLGFSFVRITALVVSCNRLWVGTGNGVIISIPLSEANKTTGIVPNRPGSAARVYSDDCSEGAVSCSFVPYCSMAHAQLCFHGHRDAVKFFVTVPGQAVPPPGSADSGSDDPPSESSDTATSEPKTFLVMSGGEGYIDFRIGDEGSELDGLSEQAGSQPVAPAKAEQSHLIVWQVATPHD, encoded by the exons atggagctggaagacggAGTTGTGTACCAGGACGACCCGGGGACATCTGCGATGATGTCGGAGCGGGTCTCGGGCCTGGCCAGCTCCATCTACCGCGAGTTCGAGAGGCTCATCGGCAAGTACGACGAGGACGTGGTGAAGGAGCTGATGCCGCTGGTGGTGGCGGTGCTGGAGAACCTGGACTCGGTGTTCGCGGAAAACCAGGAGCACGAAgtggagctggagctgctgaaggAGGACAACGAGCAGCTCATCACCCAGTACGAGCGGGAGAAAGCGCTGAGGAAACATGCGGAGGAG AAGTTCATTGAATTTGAAGACACTCATGAGCAGGAGAAGAAGGATCTGCAGAACCATGTGGACCGGATGGAGTCTCATTCACGGCAACTGGAACTCAAAATCAAGAACTATGCAGACCAGA TCAGCAGGTTAGAAGAGCGAGAGCTGGAACTGAAGAAGGAATACAACTCTCTGCATCAGCGGCACTCCGAG ATGATCCATAATTACATGGAGCAYGTGGAGAGGATCAAACTGCAGCAGATAAATGAAACATCAGAGTCGACGRCTGCTGGCCGGGTCAG GAGAGAGCGGCCTCTTTCTTTAGGGATTTTCCCCTCGTCTGGCGGAGCGTCTGTGATAATCCCAGATTCCCACACCAGAGTGGAGACGCCAGGCACAGAGGGCTGGAGGTTTACCGACTCAGCTCAGCTGTGCTCCAACACTAGTCTGAAG CAGTTGGACTTTGTCGACCCCCAAAAGGAAAGGGAGGGTAAGAGTGCRCAGGACCCTGCTTGGGGAAAATCACTGGCAGACGACTGCAAG GATGAACTGTCAAACATCACCGGGTCCAAACTGGCAACACCRATGTCGACCACGCTCGCAGACATAGAGAGAGAAGATGGGGACAGTAAGAGTACAGAGGTGCAGGTTGCACCAGGAACCAGATCCATATCAGTCG GTTTGCCTGACAATGAGGAAAACTCAGAGGTGCAGGACATAATTGAGTCCACACCAGAGCTGGACATGGATCTGATTGYATACAAACCCTGCAG CACTCCCACGAAAGGTATCGAAAACCTGGCGTTTGACCGAAACACAGACTCCCTGTTTGAGGAGCTGTCGTCTGCTGGCACGGGGCTCATAGGGGACGTGGATGAAGGGGCCGACCTGCTGG TGGAGTACTCTG ACCTTAGTTTGATTG GAATGGGTCGCGAAGTTGAGAATCTAATCCAGGAAAATTCACAGCTGCTTGAGACAAA gaaTGCTCTGAATGTGGTTAATAAAGACTTGATCCTGAAAGTGGATGAGTTGACCTGTGAGAAAGAGGTGCTGCAGGGAGAGATGGAGGCTTTGGTGCTGGcaaaaaacaagatggaggagaaaaacagagagtTGGAGGATGAACTGAAAAA AGTGCGACAGGAGATAGAGGAAgtgaagcagaaaagcaaagatgaagaagat AGTGAGGTACCAACAGCTCAGAGGAAGCGCTTCACCAGGGTGGAGATGGCCAGAGTGTTGATGGAGAGGAATCAGTACAAGGAGCGGCTGATGGAGCTCCAGGAAGCTGTGAGGTGGACGGAGATGATCAG GGCTTCAAGAGAAAATCCGGCTCTCTCRGAAAAAAAGAAATCGAGCATCTGGCAGTT CTTCAGCAGACTGTttagctcctcctccagctcctcggCCATGAAGACCGTCGAGGATCCGTCCAAATTAAAGTACAACTCCCCAGGGAGCCTGGTGAAGAGGAGCAGCACCTTCTCACAGTTCCCCACTGAGAAGTCCAAGATATTCGACTTCATRAATGAAGG AACGGAGCAGTGCAGCTCACCCTCGCacaaggagaagaagaaagccCAGTACCGACAGGTTAAGGCCCACATGCAGAAAGAGGACGGTCGGGTCACGGTGCACGGATGGAGCCTGCCGAGCAAACACAAG GTTGCAAATGGAGGgcagatggaaaacaaaatgaacttaCCGGTCCCAGTCTACCTGCGACCTTTGGACCAGAAAGATGCTTCTATGAAG CTGTGGTGCGCTGCAGGGCTCAACCTGTCTGGGGGTCGGATTGTTTCCTGCTTAGAGGCGTCGAAGCAGATAAAGGGTTCCCAGAGCAGCCTGGACCAGCTGGAGCAAGAGAACAAG GAGAAAGGGGAGAAGGAGCTGATCGTCCAGGACGAGATGTCCAGtcgtgtgtgggtgtgcatgAGCACCAGTTCCTCCACTAAAGTCATGGTAGTGGATGCCACCCAGCCCACTGAGCTGCTTGACAGCTTCTACGCCTGCAACACCCATGTGGTCTGCATCGCTAGCGTACCGG GTGTGTTGGATTCAGATTACCCTGCGGGGGAGGAGGTCCCCCAGGACCCAGAGGCCAGTCAAGGGGACGGGGTGTCGCTGGCCGGGAGCGTGGCCAGTGTGGGCTCAACGGGCAGCGATGGGACGGCGGCAGCTGATGGCGTCACTGCCGTTCCTCAGACGGCGAGCTCAGGTGTCAATGAGCAGCCAGCAGAGTACAGCGCCACTTCAGGCTCAG TTGAATTGTCCAGAGAGACAAGTCCAACAGAGGACGGGGTCCCGACTGCCGAAGAGGCAACAGAAGCGACGGAGGCCAACGCCGGTGTTGgtgaggaaggagaggaggatcAGGGAGCAGATCCAAACCAGCCGGGGATTTACACGGAACACGTGTTTACGGACCCTCTGGGGGTGGGGCCCGCTGACTCCTGTCCTGCTGAAGAACAGAG GGGTTCTGGGCAGGACGGAGAGCCTTCCCTGCCAGAAGTCATGGAAACGTCCGATAGTGAAGTCGTGAGAATGAGCAGCGCTCTTCCAACCATGTGGCTGGGAGCTCAGAACGGATG CCTGTATGTCCACTCGTCTGTGGCACGATGGAGAAAGTGTCTTCATGCCATCAAGCTCAAAGACTCCATCCTCGGCATTGT GCATGTTAAAGGGAGGGTCCTGGTGGCTTTGGCTGACGGGACATTAGCAATTTTCCACAGAGGAACCA acGGTCAGTGGGATCTGACCAACTACCACCTGCTGGATTTGGGGCGGCCGCATCACTCTATCCGCTGCATGACGGTAGTCCATGACAAGGTGTGGTGCGGCTACAGAAATAAGATCTACGTCATTCAGCCCAAAGCCATGCGGATAGAG aaatcttttgACGCTCATCCTCGAAAAGAGAGTCAGGTGCGCCAACTGGCCTGGGTTGGAGACGGCATCTGGGTGTCCATCCGCCTGGATTCAACGCTGCGCTTGTTTCACGCCCACACCTACCAGCACCTGCAAGATGTGGACATCGAGCCTTACGTCAGCAAAATGCTGG GTACCGGTAAACTGGGCTTCTCTTTTGTGAGAATCACGGCTCTGGTGGTTTCCTGCAACCGACTGTGGGTGGGAACAGGAAATGGAGTCATCATCTCCATCCCGTTATCTGAAG CTAATAAGACCACAGGTATMGTGCCAAATCGCCCTGGCAGCGCTGCCCGGGTTTACAGTGACGACTGCTCAGAAGGCGCCGTGTCGTGCAGCTTCGTGCCGTACTGCTCCATGGCCCACGCCCAGCTCTGCTTCCACGGACATCGGGATGCRGTGAAGTTCTTTGTCACAGTTCCAG GTCAAGCTGTGCCACCTCCAGGCAGTGCAGATTCAGGTTCTGATGATCCTCCGTCTGAATCCTCAGACACGGCAACGTCTGAGCCCAAAACGTTCCTGGTCATGAGCGGAGGAGAAGGTTACATTGATTTTAGAATCG GCGATGAAGGCAGCGAGCTGGACGGTTTGTCCGAGCAGGCCGGCAGCCAGCCGGTGGCGCCCGCCAAGGCCGAGCAAAGCCACCTCATCGTCTGGCAGGTCGCGACCCCTCACGACTGA
- the spag9a gene encoding sperm associated antigen 9a isoform X1 has product MELEDGVVYQDDPGTSAMMSERVSGLASSIYREFERLIGKYDEDVVKELMPLVVAVLENLDSVFAENQEHEVELELLKEDNEQLITQYEREKALRKHAEEKFIEFEDTHEQEKKDLQNHVDRMESHSRQLELKIKNYADQISRLEERELELKKEYNSLHQRHSEMIHNYMEHVERIKLQQINETSESTXAGRVRRERPLSLGIFPSSGGASVIIPDSHTRVETPGTEGWRFTDSAQLCSNTSLKQLDFVDPQKEREGKSAQDPAWGKSLADDCKDELSNITGSKLATPMSTTLADIEREDGDSKSTEVQVAPGTRSISVGLPDNEENSEVQDIIESTPELDMDLIXYKPCSTPTKGIENLAFDRNTDSLFEELSSAGTGLIGDVDEGADLLVEYSDLSLIGMGREVENLIQENSQLLETKNALNVVNKDLILKVDELTCEKEVLQGEMEALVLAKNKMEEKNRELEDELKKVRQEIEEVKQKSKDEEDSEVPTAQRKRFTRVEMARVLMERNQYKERLMELQEAVRWTEMIRASRENPALSEKKKSSIWQFFSRLFSSSSSSSAMKTVEDPSKLKYNSPGSLVKRSSTFSQFPTEKSKIFDFXNEGTEQCSSPSHKEKKKAQYRQVKAHMQKEDGRVTVHGWSLPSKHKVANGGQMENKMNLPVPVYLRPLDQKDASMKLWCAAGLNLSGGRIVSCLEASKQIKGSQSSLDQLEQENKQEKGEKELIVQDEMSSRVWVCMSTSSSTKVMVVDATQPTELLDSFYACNTHVVCIASVPGVLDSDYPAGEEVPQDPEASQGDGVSLAGSVASVGSTGSDGTAAADGVTAVPQTASSGVNEQPAEYSATSGSVELSRETSPTEDGVPTAEEATEATEANAGVGEEGEEDQGADPNQPGIYTEHVFTDPLGVGPADSCPAEEQRGSGQDGEPSLPEVMETSDSEVVRMSSALPTMWLGAQNGCLYVHSSVARWRKCLHAIKLKDSILGIVHVKGRVLVALADGTLAIFHRGTNGQWDLTNYHLLDLGRPHHSIRCMTVVHDKVWCGYRNKIYVIQPKAMRIEKSFDAHPRKESQVRQLAWVGDGIWVSIRLDSTLRLFHAHTYQHLQDVDIEPYVSKMLGTGKLGFSFVRITALVVSCNRLWVGTGNGVIISIPLSEANKTTGIVPNRPGSAARVYSDDCSEGAVSCSFVPYCSMAHAQLCFHGHRDAVKFFVTVPGQAVPPPGSADSGSDDPPSESSDTATSEPKTFLVMSGGEGYIDFRIGDEGSELDGLSEQAGSQPVAPAKAEQSHLIVWQVATPHD; this is encoded by the exons atggagctggaagacggAGTTGTGTACCAGGACGACCCGGGGACATCTGCGATGATGTCGGAGCGGGTCTCGGGCCTGGCCAGCTCCATCTACCGCGAGTTCGAGAGGCTCATCGGCAAGTACGACGAGGACGTGGTGAAGGAGCTGATGCCGCTGGTGGTGGCGGTGCTGGAGAACCTGGACTCGGTGTTCGCGGAAAACCAGGAGCACGAAgtggagctggagctgctgaaggAGGACAACGAGCAGCTCATCACCCAGTACGAGCGGGAGAAAGCGCTGAGGAAACATGCGGAGGAG AAGTTCATTGAATTTGAAGACACTCATGAGCAGGAGAAGAAGGATCTGCAGAACCATGTGGACCGGATGGAGTCTCATTCACGGCAACTGGAACTCAAAATCAAGAACTATGCAGACCAGA TCAGCAGGTTAGAAGAGCGAGAGCTGGAACTGAAGAAGGAATACAACTCTCTGCATCAGCGGCACTCCGAG ATGATCCATAATTACATGGAGCAYGTGGAGAGGATCAAACTGCAGCAGATAAATGAAACATCAGAGTCGACGRCTGCTGGCCGGGTCAG GAGAGAGCGGCCTCTTTCTTTAGGGATTTTCCCCTCGTCTGGCGGAGCGTCTGTGATAATCCCAGATTCCCACACCAGAGTGGAGACGCCAGGCACAGAGGGCTGGAGGTTTACCGACTCAGCTCAGCTGTGCTCCAACACTAGTCTGAAG CAGTTGGACTTTGTCGACCCCCAAAAGGAAAGGGAGGGTAAGAGTGCRCAGGACCCTGCTTGGGGAAAATCACTGGCAGACGACTGCAAG GATGAACTGTCAAACATCACCGGGTCCAAACTGGCAACACCRATGTCGACCACGCTCGCAGACATAGAGAGAGAAGATGGGGACAGTAAGAGTACAGAGGTGCAGGTTGCACCAGGAACCAGATCCATATCAGTCG GTTTGCCTGACAATGAGGAAAACTCAGAGGTGCAGGACATAATTGAGTCCACACCAGAGCTGGACATGGATCTGATTGYATACAAACCCTGCAG CACTCCCACGAAAGGTATCGAAAACCTGGCGTTTGACCGAAACACAGACTCCCTGTTTGAGGAGCTGTCGTCTGCTGGCACGGGGCTCATAGGGGACGTGGATGAAGGGGCCGACCTGCTGG TGGAGTACTCTG ACCTTAGTTTGATTG GAATGGGTCGCGAAGTTGAGAATCTAATCCAGGAAAATTCACAGCTGCTTGAGACAAA gaaTGCTCTGAATGTGGTTAATAAAGACTTGATCCTGAAAGTGGATGAGTTGACCTGTGAGAAAGAGGTGCTGCAGGGAGAGATGGAGGCTTTGGTGCTGGcaaaaaacaagatggaggagaaaaacagagagtTGGAGGATGAACTGAAAAA AGTGCGACAGGAGATAGAGGAAgtgaagcagaaaagcaaagatgaagaagat AGTGAGGTACCAACAGCTCAGAGGAAGCGCTTCACCAGGGTGGAGATGGCCAGAGTGTTGATGGAGAGGAATCAGTACAAGGAGCGGCTGATGGAGCTCCAGGAAGCTGTGAGGTGGACGGAGATGATCAG GGCTTCAAGAGAAAATCCGGCTCTCTCRGAAAAAAAGAAATCGAGCATCTGGCAGTT CTTCAGCAGACTGTttagctcctcctccagctcctcggCCATGAAGACCGTCGAGGATCCGTCCAAATTAAAGTACAACTCCCCAGGGAGCCTGGTGAAGAGGAGCAGCACCTTCTCACAGTTCCCCACTGAGAAGTCCAAGATATTCGACTTCATRAATGAAGG AACGGAGCAGTGCAGCTCACCCTCGCacaaggagaagaagaaagccCAGTACCGACAGGTTAAGGCCCACATGCAGAAAGAGGACGGTCGGGTCACGGTGCACGGATGGAGCCTGCCGAGCAAACACAAG GTTGCAAATGGAGGgcagatggaaaacaaaatgaacttaCCGGTCCCAGTCTACCTGCGACCTTTGGACCAGAAAGATGCTTCTATGAAG CTGTGGTGCGCTGCAGGGCTCAACCTGTCTGGGGGTCGGATTGTTTCCTGCTTAGAGGCGTCGAAGCAGATAAAGGGTTCCCAGAGCAGCCTGGACCAGCTGGAGCAAGAGAACAAG CAGGAGAAAGGGGAGAAGGAGCTGATCGTCCAGGACGAGATGTCCAGtcgtgtgtgggtgtgcatgAGCACCAGTTCCTCCACTAAAGTCATGGTAGTGGATGCCACCCAGCCCACTGAGCTGCTTGACAGCTTCTACGCCTGCAACACCCATGTGGTCTGCATCGCTAGCGTACCGG GTGTGTTGGATTCAGATTACCCTGCGGGGGAGGAGGTCCCCCAGGACCCAGAGGCCAGTCAAGGGGACGGGGTGTCGCTGGCCGGGAGCGTGGCCAGTGTGGGCTCAACGGGCAGCGATGGGACGGCGGCAGCTGATGGCGTCACTGCCGTTCCTCAGACGGCGAGCTCAGGTGTCAATGAGCAGCCAGCAGAGTACAGCGCCACTTCAGGCTCAG TTGAATTGTCCAGAGAGACAAGTCCAACAGAGGACGGGGTCCCGACTGCCGAAGAGGCAACAGAAGCGACGGAGGCCAACGCCGGTGTTGgtgaggaaggagaggaggatcAGGGAGCAGATCCAAACCAGCCGGGGATTTACACGGAACACGTGTTTACGGACCCTCTGGGGGTGGGGCCCGCTGACTCCTGTCCTGCTGAAGAACAGAG GGGTTCTGGGCAGGACGGAGAGCCTTCCCTGCCAGAAGTCATGGAAACGTCCGATAGTGAAGTCGTGAGAATGAGCAGCGCTCTTCCAACCATGTGGCTGGGAGCTCAGAACGGATG CCTGTATGTCCACTCGTCTGTGGCACGATGGAGAAAGTGTCTTCATGCCATCAAGCTCAAAGACTCCATCCTCGGCATTGT GCATGTTAAAGGGAGGGTCCTGGTGGCTTTGGCTGACGGGACATTAGCAATTTTCCACAGAGGAACCA acGGTCAGTGGGATCTGACCAACTACCACCTGCTGGATTTGGGGCGGCCGCATCACTCTATCCGCTGCATGACGGTAGTCCATGACAAGGTGTGGTGCGGCTACAGAAATAAGATCTACGTCATTCAGCCCAAAGCCATGCGGATAGAG aaatcttttgACGCTCATCCTCGAAAAGAGAGTCAGGTGCGCCAACTGGCCTGGGTTGGAGACGGCATCTGGGTGTCCATCCGCCTGGATTCAACGCTGCGCTTGTTTCACGCCCACACCTACCAGCACCTGCAAGATGTGGACATCGAGCCTTACGTCAGCAAAATGCTGG GTACCGGTAAACTGGGCTTCTCTTTTGTGAGAATCACGGCTCTGGTGGTTTCCTGCAACCGACTGTGGGTGGGAACAGGAAATGGAGTCATCATCTCCATCCCGTTATCTGAAG CTAATAAGACCACAGGTATMGTGCCAAATCGCCCTGGCAGCGCTGCCCGGGTTTACAGTGACGACTGCTCAGAAGGCGCCGTGTCGTGCAGCTTCGTGCCGTACTGCTCCATGGCCCACGCCCAGCTCTGCTTCCACGGACATCGGGATGCRGTGAAGTTCTTTGTCACAGTTCCAG GTCAAGCTGTGCCACCTCCAGGCAGTGCAGATTCAGGTTCTGATGATCCTCCGTCTGAATCCTCAGACACGGCAACGTCTGAGCCCAAAACGTTCCTGGTCATGAGCGGAGGAGAAGGTTACATTGATTTTAGAATCG GCGATGAAGGCAGCGAGCTGGACGGTTTGTCCGAGCAGGCCGGCAGCCAGCCGGTGGCGCCCGCCAAGGCCGAGCAAAGCCACCTCATCGTCTGGCAGGTCGCGACCCCTCACGACTGA